Proteins co-encoded in one Pleurodeles waltl isolate 20211129_DDA chromosome 1_2, aPleWal1.hap1.20221129, whole genome shotgun sequence genomic window:
- the LRRTM1 gene encoding leucine-rich repeat transmembrane neuronal protein 1, with protein MDFLLLGLCLNWLLRKPPGWILCTLGVLLKLAPLVSAGCPRLCRCDGRLLYCESLNFTEMPQNLSGVLGLSLRYNSLPELRDGQFTGLAQLTWLYLDHNHISSVEGSAFQRLRRVKELTLSSNRLTHLPNSTFRTMPNLRSVDLSYNLLQALEPDLFHGLRKLTTLHLRSNSLQFVPVRIFQDCRSLKFLDLGYNQLKSLARNSFAGLFKLTELHLEHNDLVKVNLAHFPRLLSLHSLCLRRNKAVIVVNTLDFVWRLEKLDLSGNEIEYIEPHVFEAVPHLETLQLDSNRLSHIDPRILASWKSLTSISLSGNIWDCSRNVCALASWLSRFQGRSDNSLLCASPDYAQGEDVLDAVFAFHLCEESADPTRVDPPAPNKTSSSGPTNIISNDVQDMEVERTTGLVTVTLPSEPSENTVQIHKVVTGTMALIFSFLIVVLVLYVSWKCFPAGLRHLRQCFVAQRRKQKQKQTMHQMAAMSAQEYYVDYKPNHIEGALVIINEYGSCTCHQQPARECEV; from the coding sequence ATGGATTTCCTCCTCCTGGGTCTCTGCTTAAACTGGTTGCTGAGGAAGCCCCCTGGGTGGATCTTGTGCACGCTGGGGGTCTTGCTGAAGCTCGCCCCCCTGGTGAGCGCCGGCTGCCCCCGGCTGTGCCGCTGCGACGGGAGGCTCCTTTACTGCGAGTCCCTGAACTTCACCGAGATGCCCCAGAATCTGTCCGGGGTGCTGGGCTTGTCCCTGCGCTACAACAGCCTCCCGGAGCTGCGTGACGGACAGTTCACGGGGCTGGCGCAGCTCACCTGGCTCTACCTGGACCACAACCACATCAGCTCGGTGGAGGGCAGCGCCTTCCAGCGGCTGCGCAGGGTCAAGGAGCTGACCCTCAGCTCCAACCGGCTCACGCACCTGCCCAACAGCACCTTCCGGACCATGCCCAACCTGCGCAGCGTGGACCTGTCCTACAACCTGCTGCAGGCCCTGGAGCCGGACCTCTTCCACGGCCTGCGCAAGCTCACCACCCTGCACCTCCGCTCCAACTCGCTGCAATTCGTGCCCGTGCGCATCTTTCAGGACTGCCGCAGCCTCAAGTTCCTGGACTTGGGTTACAACCAGCTCAAGAGCCTGGCGCGCAACTCCTTCGCCGGCCTCTTCAAGCTCACCGAGCTGCACCTGGAGCACAATGACCTGGTCAAGGTGAACCTGGCACACTTTCCGCGCCTGCTGTCCCTGCACTCGCTCTGCCTGCGCAGGAACAAGGCCGTCATCGTCGTCAACACCCTGGACTTCGTTTGGAGGCTCGAGAAGCTTGACCTCTCGGGCAACGAGATCGAGTACATCGAGCCACACGTCTTCGAGGCCGTGCCTCACCTGGAAACCCTGCAGCTCGACTCCAACCGCCTGAGCCACATCGACCCGCGGATCCTGGCCTCCTGGAAGTCGCTGACCAGCATCAGCTTGTCCGGGAACATCTGGGACTGCAGCCGCAACGTGTGCGCACTGGCCTCCTGGCTGAGCCGCTTCCAGGGCCGCTCGGACAACAGCCTGCTCTGCGCCAGCCCCGATTACGCGCAAGGCGAGGACGTCCTGGACGCCGTCTTCGCCTTCCACCTGTGTGAGGAATCCGCCGACCCGACCCGCGTGGACCCCCCAGCGCCCAACAAGACCTCCAGCTCCGGCCCCACCAACATCATAAGCAACGACGTGCAGGACATGGAGGTGGAGAGGACCACGGGCCTGGTGACGGTGACCCTGCCCTCGGAGCCCTCGGAGAACACGGTACAGATCCACAAGGTGGTCACCGGCACCATGGCCCTCATCTTCTCCTTCCTCATCGTGGTGCTGGTGCTCTATGTGTCCTGGAAGTGCTTCCCGGCCGGCCTGCGGCACCTCCGGCAGTGCTTCGTGGCCCAGCGCCGGAAGCAGAAGCAGAAACAGACCATGCACCAAATGGCCGCCATGTCGGCCCAGGAGTACTACGTGGACTACAAGCCCAACCACATCGAGGGGGCCCTGGTCATCATCAACGAGTATGGCTCGTGCACCTGCCACCAGCAGCCGGCCCGCGAGTGCGAGGTGTGA